A stretch of Carnobacteriaceae bacterium zg-C25 DNA encodes these proteins:
- a CDS encoding nucleotidyl transferase AbiEii/AbiGii toxin family protein yields MNRILDLSNEELELVIQNTSDKLNLSKAIIEKDLWVCVILNYLFGSFKYKDNIVFKGGTSLSKVYKLIKRFSEDIDLALDWRVLGYGEKEPYEERSNTKQSKFNDKLNEDTKVFLKEEVLYTLEKDFKEILKDRDFCFYIDENDEQTICFDYPKNHKDSSILQVIRLEFGSLAEPIPANRRKIQTYIKEVYPNVFDEEIEVIAVDSLRTFYEKITILHREANRVNGNYPSRYSRHFYDVYQMVCTEMRKDSFMNMELLSSVIDFKKKFYTSNWAKYDAIMKGNLKLIPNKEALEIFSKDYDSMKNMIFGEKPKFDEMLEEIEKYEQELNRKIQSKT; encoded by the coding sequence ATGAATAGAATATTAGATTTATCAAACGAAGAATTAGAGCTTGTTATACAGAATACATCAGATAAATTAAATCTTTCAAAGGCAATTATTGAGAAAGATTTATGGGTTTGTGTGATATTGAATTATTTGTTTGGAAGCTTTAAATATAAGGATAATATCGTATTTAAAGGTGGAACCAGCCTATCTAAAGTATACAAACTGATTAAACGTTTTTCAGAAGATATTGATCTTGCACTTGACTGGAGAGTATTAGGTTATGGGGAAAAAGAACCTTATGAGGAAAGAAGTAATACAAAGCAATCAAAATTCAATGACAAGTTAAATGAAGATACAAAAGTTTTTCTAAAGGAAGAGGTACTTTATACTTTAGAAAAAGATTTTAAAGAAATATTAAAAGATAGAGATTTTTGCTTTTATATTGATGAAAATGATGAACAGACGATTTGTTTTGATTATCCAAAAAATCATAAAGATAGTTCTATATTGCAAGTTATACGTTTAGAATTTGGAAGTCTAGCAGAACCTATTCCAGCAAATAGACGAAAAATACAAACCTATATTAAAGAGGTCTATCCCAATGTATTTGATGAAGAAATAGAGGTAATAGCTGTAGATTCGTTACGAACTTTCTATGAAAAGATTACGATTCTTCACAGAGAAGCAAATAGAGTAAACGGAAACTATCCATCAAGATATTCAAGACACTTCTATGATGTATATCAAATGGTATGTACAGAAATGAGGAAAGATAGCTTCATGAATATGGAACTATTATCTTCAGTAATTGACTTTAAGAAAAAGTTTTATACTTCTAATTGGGCTAAATATGATGCAATCATGAAGGGAAATTTAAAACTTATTCCTAATAAAGAAGCATTAGAAATATTTTCTAAAGATTATGATAGTATGAAAAACATGATATTTGGGGAGAAACCTAAATTTGATGAAATGCTAGAAGAAATAGAAAAATATGAACAGGAATTAAATAGAAAAATACAAAGTAAAACATAG
- a CDS encoding amidohydrolase yields MRRMTMGSIKEYVKTIEQDVIALRRHFHQHPEPSLKEYETAKKIESELDKLNIPHVRVGETGVLATIKGQKGDGRTILLRADIDALEIAEKTGVSYASLNEGLSHACGHDAHTAMGLGTARILNDLRDTFAGKVYIAFQQAEEIGAGAKQFVASGLIDDIDESIGVHTNSASKVGTILARGGAVNASCDIFKIHLKGLSAHVGKPHLGIDAVVAASQLVVSLQTIVAREISPVEEAVLGVGRLQAGTRYNIVANDAEIEGTIRAYSNETRAQLKAAIERVVSGIATTYRCEYDIKWHDAAAPVINDAECAKEALAVAQTIDGFDTFVDTYEKSMGADDYADYTVKKPGVYVLLGTQSGHDTAYGHHHEKFNIDERALSLGVEFEVNYILSRLNK; encoded by the coding sequence ATAAGGAGAATGACGATGGGTAGTATAAAAGAGTATGTTAAAACGATTGAACAAGATGTGATTGCGTTAAGACGCCATTTTCATCAACATCCCGAGCCAAGTTTAAAAGAGTACGAAACGGCTAAAAAAATTGAAAGTGAATTGGACAAGTTGAACATTCCGCATGTTCGTGTAGGCGAAACGGGTGTTTTAGCGACTATTAAAGGTCAAAAAGGCGATGGCCGTACAATTTTGTTGCGTGCCGATATCGATGCTTTAGAGATTGCTGAAAAAACAGGCGTATCTTATGCGTCGTTAAATGAAGGGTTAAGCCATGCATGCGGTCACGACGCACATACTGCAATGGGATTAGGAACAGCGCGTATTTTAAATGATTTGCGTGATACGTTCGCTGGTAAAGTGTACATTGCTTTTCAGCAAGCTGAAGAAATTGGTGCGGGTGCCAAACAATTTGTTGCATCTGGTCTAATTGATGATATTGATGAATCGATTGGTGTACATACGAACTCAGCATCCAAAGTCGGTACGATTTTAGCGCGTGGTGGTGCTGTAAATGCCTCATGTGATATTTTTAAAATTCATTTAAAAGGGTTGAGCGCACACGTCGGTAAACCTCACTTGGGAATTGATGCGGTAGTGGCGGCAAGTCAACTTGTCGTGTCGTTACAAACTATCGTTGCTCGTGAAATATCGCCTGTTGAAGAGGCCGTTTTAGGTGTTGGTCGCTTACAAGCGGGAACACGCTATAACATTGTTGCCAACGACGCCGAAATTGAAGGAACCATTCGTGCGTATTCTAATGAAACGCGCGCACAATTAAAAGCGGCGATTGAACGTGTTGTGAGTGGTATTGCGACAACGTATCGTTGTGAGTATGACATTAAATGGCACGATGCCGCAGCACCGGTCATTAACGATGCAGAATGTGCAAAAGAGGCATTAGCAGTTGCTCAAACGATTGATGGCTTTGATACATTTGTTGATACGTATGAAAAATCAATGGGTGCAGACGATTACGCAGACTATACAGTGAAAAAACCAGGCGTGTACGTTTTATTAGGTACACAAAGTGGTCATGATACCGCATACGGTCATCACCACGAAAAATTTAATATTGATGAACGTGCGTTAAGTTTAGGGGTAGAATTTGAAGTGAACTACATTTTATCACGTTTAAATAAATAG
- a CDS encoding MetQ/NlpA family ABC transporter substrate-binding protein, producing MSFKKLVLAATTIFTLAACGTQTGGTATTTQNKNEAKVVKIGLNGTNHPQWDYVKQQLKEKENIDLQIVEFEDYVTPNTALEEGSIDLNAFQHILYLKKFNAEKGTHVKAIGYTMYSPIGAYSKKIKSLDELKTGDKVAIPNDSTNGARALRLLHNAGVIQLNDINNTLVTVADVVENKKNIEIVELPAAQTFQALNDVAASVINSNYATEAGLQPKKDAIYLEAVNESSKPYYNVIAAREDRANEEVFKTVVKYYQTPEVAKIAEEAFKGSSLEVWTRAKLEE from the coding sequence ATGTCATTTAAAAAATTAGTATTAGCAGCAACAACTATCTTTACTTTAGCAGCGTGTGGCACACAAACAGGTGGTACAGCAACAACAACACAAAACAAAAACGAAGCAAAAGTCGTTAAAATTGGGTTAAACGGAACAAATCATCCGCAATGGGATTACGTGAAGCAACAATTGAAAGAAAAAGAAAATATTGATTTACAAATCGTTGAATTTGAAGACTATGTCACACCAAACACTGCCTTAGAAGAAGGATCAATTGATTTAAACGCATTCCAACACATTTTATACTTGAAAAAATTTAATGCTGAAAAAGGAACACACGTTAAAGCGATTGGATACACAATGTATTCACCAATCGGCGCATACTCTAAAAAAATTAAATCTTTAGATGAATTGAAAACAGGTGATAAAGTAGCGATTCCAAACGACTCAACAAACGGTGCGCGTGCGTTACGTTTATTACACAATGCCGGTGTTATTCAATTAAACGACATTAACAACACATTAGTAACTGTTGCAGATGTTGTTGAAAACAAAAAGAACATTGAAATTGTTGAATTACCAGCCGCACAAACTTTCCAAGCATTAAATGACGTTGCAGCGTCAGTTATTAACTCTAACTATGCAACAGAAGCCGGATTACAACCTAAAAAAGATGCGATTTACTTAGAAGCCGTAAACGAATCATCAAAACCATATTACAACGTTATCGCTGCGCGTGAAGATCGTGCAAACGAAGAAGTTTTCAAAACCGTTGTTAAATATTACCAAACACCAGAAGTTGCTAAAATTGCAGAAGAAGCATTTAAAGGATCTTCATTAGAAGTTTGGACACGTGCAAAATTAGAAGAGTAA
- a CDS encoding ABC transporter permease: MDLTSIFPNVTERVYQEIVKSTIETLTMTAITAVIAGALGIALGVLLVITRRGGILQNVFLYTVLDKLVNVFRSIPFLILSMLIIPITRALVGTTIGIPGAVVPLIFATVPFFSRQVQLALLEVDAGVIEASVAMGLTPLQIIFKVYLKEGLPSLIRAGSLTIISLIGLTTMAGAFGGGGLGNLAIARGYNRFQGDVMIITVVIILIIVFICQAIGDFLEKATTK, translated from the coding sequence ATGGATTTAACATCAATTTTTCCAAATGTGACCGAACGTGTCTATCAAGAAATTGTAAAAAGTACAATTGAAACATTAACTATGACGGCAATTACCGCCGTTATTGCAGGGGCGCTAGGTATTGCACTCGGTGTTTTATTGGTCATTACAAGACGTGGCGGTATTTTACAAAATGTATTTCTTTATACCGTTTTGGATAAATTAGTCAACGTGTTTCGTTCGATACCATTTTTAATTTTATCCATGTTAATTATACCGATTACCCGTGCACTTGTCGGAACAACGATTGGTATTCCGGGGGCGGTTGTCCCATTGATTTTTGCCACTGTTCCGTTTTTCTCTCGTCAAGTGCAACTAGCACTTTTAGAAGTTGACGCGGGTGTGATTGAAGCGAGTGTTGCAATGGGATTAACGCCATTACAAATTATATTTAAAGTCTATTTAAAAGAAGGCTTACCAAGTTTAATTCGTGCCGGGTCGTTGACAATTATTAGTTTAATTGGTTTAACAACAATGGCGGGTGCATTTGGTGGTGGTGGTTTAGGAAATCTAGCCATCGCTCGTGGATATAATCGCTTCCAAGGGGACGTGATGATCATTACGGTCGTTATTATTTTAATTATTGTATTTATTTGCCAAGCAATTGGTGACTTTTTAGAAAAAGCAACAACAAAATAA
- a CDS encoding ATP-binding cassette domain-containing protein has product MINLTNVSVTFKQDKRIIKAVDDVTLNVEKGDVFGIIGYSGAGKSTLVRTINLLQRPTNGTVHVNGVDLTQLSASQLRQARKKIGMIFQHFNLMNSISVFENVAFPLYKAGLSKAEIAQKVSSLLELVGLSDKTDAYPRQLSGGQKQRVAIARALANDPDVLLCDEATSALDPKTTYAILELLREVNKQLGITIVIITHEMQVVKEICNKVAVMEDGRVIEQGDILDIFTNPQNDLTKDFIDTATHVNKGIQTVLEHEELLNLKDGDVLVKIAFTGASTGEPLITRLSTQYSVSANILFGNVEIVHNTPIGNLLVALSSEVGNIEEAINFIKENAHVDIIEDRRKGGDN; this is encoded by the coding sequence ATGATTAACTTAACAAATGTCAGCGTGACGTTTAAGCAAGATAAACGCATCATTAAAGCGGTAGATGATGTCACGCTAAATGTAGAAAAAGGTGATGTATTCGGCATTATCGGTTATAGCGGGGCAGGAAAAAGTACATTGGTACGGACAATTAATTTATTACAACGTCCAACAAATGGAACAGTTCATGTCAATGGTGTAGATTTGACACAATTGAGTGCATCACAATTGCGTCAAGCACGCAAAAAAATAGGGATGATTTTCCAACACTTTAATTTGATGAATAGTATTAGCGTGTTTGAAAATGTCGCCTTTCCGTTATATAAAGCAGGATTATCCAAAGCGGAAATCGCTCAAAAAGTCAGTTCGCTACTGGAATTGGTTGGTTTATCGGATAAAACCGATGCGTATCCGCGTCAACTCTCAGGTGGTCAAAAGCAACGTGTTGCGATTGCACGTGCGTTAGCAAATGACCCGGATGTGTTGTTATGTGATGAGGCAACAAGTGCGCTTGACCCAAAAACAACGTATGCGATTTTAGAGTTATTAAGAGAAGTGAATAAACAGCTCGGCATTACCATTGTCATTATTACGCATGAAATGCAGGTCGTTAAAGAAATTTGTAATAAAGTGGCTGTTATGGAAGACGGGCGTGTTATTGAACAAGGCGATATCTTGGATATTTTCACAAATCCACAAAATGATTTAACAAAAGATTTCATTGATACGGCAACGCATGTGAATAAAGGCATTCAAACCGTTTTAGAACATGAAGAGTTATTGAATTTAAAAGATGGCGATGTTTTAGTAAAAATTGCTTTTACGGGAGCGTCTACGGGGGAACCGTTAATTACACGATTATCGACACAGTACAGTGTTTCTGCCAATATCTTGTTTGGAAATGTGGAAATTGTTCACAATACACCGATTGGTAATTTATTAGTCGCATTGTCCAGCGAAGTTGGCAACATTGAAGAGGCAATTAACTTTATTAAAGAAAATGCACACGTTGATATTATTGAAGATAGACGAAAAGGAGGTGACAACTAA
- a CDS encoding GntR family transcriptional regulator — MKFDYSGEKPLFQQVANELEKAIFEKIYTAGEQVPSTTEISNGYQINPATVLKGINLLVDEGVVEKRRGIGIFVTENAHTLIAKKRRDTFMKKQLSQFVSLAKSLGLSQEDVVTLIEKEYIK; from the coding sequence ATGAAATTTGATTATTCTGGCGAAAAACCGTTATTTCAACAAGTGGCAAACGAATTAGAAAAAGCCATTTTTGAAAAAATTTATACAGCTGGCGAACAAGTTCCGTCAACAACTGAAATTTCTAACGGCTATCAAATTAATCCTGCAACGGTGCTAAAAGGTATTAATTTACTTGTCGATGAAGGCGTTGTTGAAAAACGACGCGGCATCGGTATTTTTGTAACAGAAAATGCACATACGCTAATTGCTAAAAAGCGTAGAGATACGTTTATGAAAAAACAACTATCACAGTTTGTTTCTCTTGCAAAATCTCTTGGTCTATCACAAGAAGATGTTGTAACACTAATTGAAAAGGAGTATATAAAATGA
- a CDS encoding ABC transporter ATP-binding protein — protein MSLQVKNVNKYYGKKLAVNQVSFDIEPNRIYGILGRNGAGKSTLLNMINNRLSVSSGEILLDNQPLLTTPDMLRRVYLTSDEDWFYPDYKIKRIFNLAETLYGSFDWEFANDLCNAFDLDITRKLKAVSTGYRSIAKLIVALCVPCDYVFLDEPVLGLDANHRILFNKKLLAANERRQRTFIISTHIIEEVAYLLQDVIIIDNGEIIVADSTDNLTQMAKSVAGNAQLVDEFTRGMSVIGNDYLGGLKQSVVLGDIYGQIPEGLTVTPVKLQDLFIHLTKREGEQ, from the coding sequence ATGAGCTTACAAGTTAAAAATGTAAACAAATATTACGGCAAAAAATTAGCGGTAAACCAAGTTTCTTTTGACATTGAGCCTAATCGAATTTACGGTATTTTAGGGCGAAATGGAGCGGGAAAATCCACGTTGTTAAATATGATTAATAATCGATTATCCGTTTCCTCTGGAGAAATTTTATTAGATAATCAACCGTTATTAACAACACCTGACATGTTAAGACGCGTTTATTTAACAAGTGACGAAGATTGGTTCTACCCTGACTATAAAATCAAACGCATTTTCAATTTAGCGGAAACGTTATACGGCTCATTCGATTGGGAATTTGCTAACGATTTATGTAATGCCTTTGATTTAGATATTACACGTAAATTAAAAGCCGTTTCAACAGGTTATCGCAGTATCGCAAAATTAATCGTTGCACTATGCGTGCCATGTGACTACGTCTTTTTAGATGAGCCAGTTCTTGGTTTGGACGCTAACCATCGTATTTTATTCAACAAAAAATTATTGGCTGCCAACGAACGTCGTCAACGCACTTTTATTATTTCAACACACATCATTGAAGAAGTTGCCTATTTATTACAAGATGTCATCATTATTGATAATGGTGAAATTATTGTTGCAGATAGTACCGATAATTTAACACAAATGGCAAAATCCGTTGCAGGAAATGCACAATTAGTTGATGAATTTACACGTGGCATGAGTGTCATTGGTAACGATTATTTAGGCGGTTTAAAACAAAGCGTTGTTTTAGGCGATATTTATGGACAAATACCAGAAGGTTTAACCGTTACACCTGTTAAACTGCAAGATTTATTCATTCATTTAACAAAAAGAGAAGGAGAACAATAA
- a CDS encoding glutamate--tRNA ligase encodes MSKPIRVRYAPSPTGHLHIGNTRTALFNFLFARHHGGEFIIRIEDTDTKRNIEHGEKSQLDNLSWLGIEWDEGPDKPNEKYAPYRQSERLHIYRPIVDQLLAEDKAYLCYCTEEELEAERLAQQERGEMPHYSGAHAYLTQEERDAFEKEGRTPVVRFRVPENTTYSFVDMVKGDISFDSNSLGGDFVIMKRDGMPTYNFAVVVDDHFMEITHILRGDEHIANTPKQLMIYDAFGWDRPTFGHMTLIMNAETGKKLSKRDESILQFIEQYKNLGYLPESIFNFIGLLGWSPVGEEEIFTKEQFIELFDEKRLSKSPASFDANKLAWVNSVYMKKAPLDKVVELALPHLIEKGYVSENATDAELAHAKQVISLYHEQIHCGADIVEASKIFFEETFTLNDEAKEILQGETVGVVLAAFRSKLEALTVFNEENIKHAIKEVQKETGVKGKNLFMPIRVATSGALHGPELAKTIEALGKEKCLVHINSVA; translated from the coding sequence ATGTCAAAACCAATTCGCGTGCGTTACGCACCAAGTCCTACTGGACATTTACATATCGGAAATACGAGAACGGCACTTTTTAACTTTTTATTTGCTCGCCACCACGGCGGAGAGTTCATCATTCGTATTGAAGATACGGATACAAAACGAAATATTGAACACGGAGAAAAAAGTCAGTTAGATAATTTATCGTGGTTGGGTATTGAGTGGGACGAAGGTCCGGACAAGCCAAACGAAAAATATGCACCGTACCGTCAGTCAGAACGTTTGCATATTTATCGACCAATTGTTGATCAATTGTTGGCAGAAGATAAAGCGTATTTATGTTACTGTACCGAAGAAGAATTGGAAGCAGAACGTCTAGCGCAACAAGAACGTGGAGAAATGCCACATTATAGTGGTGCACATGCGTATTTAACGCAAGAAGAGCGTGATGCCTTTGAAAAAGAAGGGCGTACACCTGTTGTGCGTTTCCGCGTACCAGAAAATACAACGTATTCATTTGTAGATATGGTCAAAGGGGATATTTCATTTGACAGTAATAGTTTAGGTGGCGATTTTGTCATTATGAAACGTGACGGTATGCCAACGTATAACTTTGCGGTTGTTGTGGATGATCATTTTATGGAGATTACGCATATTTTACGTGGTGATGAGCATATCGCCAATACACCAAAACAGTTAATGATTTATGATGCGTTTGGTTGGGACCGTCCAACATTTGGTCATATGACATTAATTATGAATGCGGAAACGGGTAAAAAATTAAGTAAGCGTGACGAGTCTATTTTACAATTTATTGAACAGTACAAAAATTTAGGCTATTTACCAGAATCTATTTTTAACTTTATTGGTTTATTAGGTTGGTCACCAGTTGGTGAAGAAGAAATCTTTACAAAAGAGCAATTTATTGAATTATTTGACGAAAAACGTTTAAGTAAATCACCAGCATCATTTGATGCGAATAAATTGGCATGGGTAAATAGTGTCTACATGAAAAAAGCGCCTCTTGATAAAGTCGTTGAATTGGCGTTGCCTCACTTAATCGAAAAAGGCTATGTTTCAGAAAACGCAACAGATGCTGAACTAGCACATGCTAAACAAGTGATTAGTCTATACCATGAACAAATTCATTGTGGAGCAGATATTGTTGAAGCGTCAAAAATTTTCTTTGAAGAAACATTTACGTTGAATGATGAAGCCAAAGAGATTTTACAAGGCGAGACGGTAGGTGTTGTATTGGCAGCGTTCCGTAGTAAGTTAGAAGCATTAACGGTGTTTAACGAAGAAAATATTAAACATGCGATTAAAGAAGTACAAAAAGAAACAGGCGTAAAAGGTAAAAACTTGTTCATGCCGATTCGTGTGGCGACAAGTGGTGCGTTACACGGACCCGAATTAGCCAAAACAATTGAAGCGCTAGGCAAAGAAAAATGCTTAGTACACATTAATAGTGTGGCGTAA
- a CDS encoding PIN/TRAM domain-containing protein gives MGKKIIVAVAVLLGASLGALWLPQFWSLLNMENALLQNGIINGIIGAILFSLLSLFLANPILNVVMQIENKLLKKSPFYLLFGSIGAIVGLVIGTLISSIFQYIPLPGVSDVLPVMITVLAGYLGFGVGTRRSDTWGKLLNQLKPQKVESQILSRKANDTMHQYKVVDTSTIIDGRIADIVDTRFIEGTLVIPLFVVHELQYIADSSDNLKRAKGRRGLDVLNRLQKSDKISVEIYEGDFEDIPEVDSKLVKLAKTYEAIVLTNDYNLNKVCEFQNVPVLNINELANAIKPVVLPGETMRVLIVKDGTERQQGVAYLNDGTMIVVEDGHYYMNEEIDVVITSALQTAAGRMIFAKPVHSQKKINETKA, from the coding sequence ATAGGCAAGAAAATTATTGTGGCTGTAGCCGTACTATTAGGTGCCAGTTTAGGTGCGTTGTGGCTACCACAATTTTGGTCTCTATTAAATATGGAGAACGCTTTATTGCAAAACGGCATTATAAATGGTATTATTGGCGCTATTTTATTTAGTTTACTGTCATTATTCCTAGCCAATCCGATATTAAATGTTGTGATGCAAATTGAAAATAAATTATTAAAAAAATCACCATTCTATCTATTGTTTGGAAGTATTGGTGCGATTGTCGGATTAGTCATTGGGACGTTGATTAGTTCCATTTTCCAATACATTCCCCTTCCGGGTGTTTCAGATGTATTACCGGTCATGATTACTGTTTTAGCCGGGTATCTTGGCTTTGGTGTTGGGACACGCCGTAGTGATACGTGGGGCAAATTGTTGAATCAATTAAAACCACAAAAAGTAGAGTCACAAATTTTATCGCGCAAAGCAAATGATACAATGCATCAATACAAAGTTGTCGATACAAGTACCATCATTGATGGGCGTATTGCCGACATTGTGGATACGCGCTTTATTGAAGGGACTTTGGTGATTCCGTTGTTTGTTGTGCATGAATTGCAGTACATTGCCGATTCATCTGACAATTTAAAACGTGCTAAAGGGCGTCGCGGACTAGATGTGTTAAATAGATTACAAAAATCGGATAAAATTAGTGTGGAAATTTACGAGGGGGATTTTGAAGATATTCCCGAAGTTGACAGTAAATTGGTAAAATTGGCAAAAACGTATGAAGCCATTGTTTTAACCAATGACTATAACTTGAATAAAGTTTGTGAATTTCAAAATGTGCCTGTACTCAATATTAATGAATTGGCAAACGCTATTAAACCGGTTGTTTTACCGGGAGAAACAATGCGTGTGTTAATCGTTAAAGATGGAACAGAACGTCAACAAGGGGTAGCTTACTTAAATGACGGCACGATGATTGTCGTTGAAGATGGGCATTATTACATGAATGAAGAGATTGATGTGGTGATTACGAGTGCGCTTCAAACGGCGGCTGGGCGCATGATTTTCGCTAAACCAGTACATTCTCAAAAGAAAATAAATGAAACAAAAGCATAA